In Bernardetia litoralis DSM 6794, the genomic window AATATGCGTATTTGCAATAATTTCATCTTTTCGCTCTTTTATCTTTTTAAGATTTACTTTTACATCTTTTGTTTCTATTCCTAAATCTTTGCTATTTTTAGCTACAAAAGCTCTTCTTGCGCTTGCAACGTAGGTTTTTGTTGGTGTACAACCATTGTTTACACAAGTTCCTCCAATTTTATTTTTTTCAATAATAGCTACTTTTTTTCCTTCATTCGCAAATTTTGTAGCGAGTGGAACACCTGCTTGTCCTGTACCGATGATAATTGCGTCGTATGTTTTCATATCTAAAAATATAATTTAAAAAATAAGTTTAATTTTAGTTTTCTTTAATCCAACCTTTCAAAATAATTATTATTAAAATTAAATCCAAATTATAAAATGTATTCTATCAAAAAATTTAATTTAGAAGAAAATAAAACGGTATGGAATTTATTTATAAAGAATAATTCCGAAGGTCATTTTTTCTTTGAAACAGATTATTTATTTTATCATAAAGAACGCTTTAATGATTTTTCATTGATGATTTATGATAAAAAAAAGGAATTGATTTGTGTTTTGCCTGCTTGTTTGGGTGTTGTGGGAAAGTCATTAGTAGAGACAATGGCAGAGATTATTTCTCACCAAGGACTTACTTTTGGAGTATTTATTTTTAAGGATAATTTGAGTTTTTTAGAAAAACGAAAGGCATTTTTTTCTTGTCTTGATTTTCTTAAAAAGAATAAATTTACTGATTTGATTATAAAACCTTTACCTTCTTATTTTCAATTAGATAATCAAAAAGATGACAGTATTCACAGGCTTTTGAATGATAATTTGATTGAAAGTAAAATTTTGAGAGTGGAAGCAAATTCTATGATTTTTTTACCAAAAAATGAAATTGATTATCAAGAAATAAATTATCAAAATTATTCAACAAGAAAAAAGAGAAATCTCAAAAAAGCCTATCAATCTAATTTAAAAATAGAAGAAACAGAACTAGCAACTGATTTTTGGCAAATAATAGAAGAAAATTTAAAACTTCGTCATAACCTTTTGCCTGTTCATTCGGTAGATGAAATTCAATTATTAAAAGATAGATTCCCTAAAAATATTTATTTTTTTGTGGTAAAAGATATAGAAAATCATAGTGAGATTTTGGCTTGTAGCGTAATTTTCATTTATCAATCCACTATTCATTTGCAATATATGGCAGCTACAAAAAATGGAAAACAACTCAATGCACTAGATTTTTTGATTGATAAATTGATAAAAAATTATTCTATTTATTTTCAAAATATTGATAAAAATGAGTTTACTTATTTGAGTTTGGGAATAAGTGAGCTACGAAATAATGCCGAAAATTCCATTAATGAAGGACTTTTTAAGTGGAAAGAAGAATTTGGAGCAAATACATTTTCTCACTTTGTTTATCAAATAGATATACCTTCCTAAACCCTTAGGGTTTAAAATACATCAACAAATTATATCCTCCAAAAAAAAGAAGTTGAGCCAATAATAAGAAATAAGCAAACTTATTTATTTTTTCAAATTTAGAATACTGAAAAAGCATACACAATGGCAGTGCAACCAAGAACCAACCTATATAATTTTGAAGAGGAATAACATCGCTTTTCCAACTCCAAAAATCATGAATAATGGCAACAGGTTCTATCAAATAATCTAACATTACCATCAAAACTGCACTAAAAACAGATTTTATAAATAGTGTTATTTTAGAAGAAAAAACAGAGAAATTAAAATAAGTAGAAATAAAATAATTGACTATAAAAGTAATCATTATCCAGTTTATTCCTATCAGAAGAGGCACTTCAAATACTTTGAAACCGAGCGTTTTGCCATAGTTATATGTTCCAAAAATAGCTTCTGTTTTTACTCCAATTACTTCAATAAAAAAACCTACAAAAAAAGTAGTACTCACAAAAACCCAAAAAGAAGGTGAATATTTGCGTTGTGCCAACAAAAGAAATATAATACTTGTAATCAAATTGAAAGGTGTTGCCATCTCAAAAAGCTCACGAGTAGGTTCAAACCAAAGTCCCAAAAGCCCAGCAAAATACATCACTAAAATAAGCCTTCCAAAAAAATTGATATTATTTTGAACGAAAAAACGAAGTGATTCTACTAAATAAATCAACGAAAAATTGTTTTTAGTTTGCATTTAGTGATAGTAATGTTGTTTAAGAATGAGTTTTGCACATATTTTTGTTGGTGTCGCTACGCTAAAACACCAACAAAGGCAGGGTTATTTTTCCATAGAATTGGGTTTGCAAACCCAATTCTATGGAAAAATATGCACTCTTACAATAATTCACTATTAAATTCCTTCTACAAGTCCACATTTGTTATAATCTTCATCAATATCAATGTAGAGTTCTTTTATAGCTGTATAAAACCAATCATCAAGCATTCTTGCACTCTCATCACCTAAAGCAGCTTGATAAATTTTTTCATAATCATCATTCAAATTAGCTTGGTGTGGTTTGGTTTTATTTATGAAATACAAAAGACGAACAGCTTCTTTTCCATCAGGACTTCTGAAAGGTAATGGCTGACTTACTGATTTTGGTTTCATTGTATCCAAAGTCAAGTAAGTATTATAATCAAAATCTTCAGCTACTAATTTCGCACTTCCTGTTTGTCGGCTCAAAATCCGTCCACCATTATTTTTTGAATTTCTATCAGCCGAATGTTCAAAAACAGCTTTTGCAAATGTCAAACTATCTTTTACAATCAAAGTACGAAGGCTATCTACAAAATGATTTGTATAAACCATATCTTCTGCACTTGGTTTTGGACGAATCAAAATATGACGAGTATTAATCAAATTTCCACGTCTTTCTAAAAGTTGAATCAAGTGAAAACCATATTCAGACTCAATTGGTTCTGAAATTTCCATTGATTTAAGAGCAAATGATGCAGCTTCATATTCAGGAACAAGTTCTCCACGACCTCTATAACCTAAATTTCCACCTTGTGCAGCCGAACCCAAATCTGATGAAAATTCTTTGGCTAATGCTGCAAAATCTTCTCCTGCTTTTATGCGTGTACGAATATCTAAAAGCTGTTTTTTTACTCTATCTTTTTCTTTCTTGCTTACTTTTGCATAAACAAGCATTTGTGCTACTTCATATTCTGCTGGCAAAAAAGGCAAACTATCTTTTGGAATAGCTTTATAAAATTTACGAACTTGTGAAGGAGTTATTTTTGCATCTGCTGTGATTTCAGAACGCATTTTTTGGATTGTAAGCTGTTCTTTGATGGGTTCTAAAAGTTCTTCTTTTATATCAGCTAATGACTTTCCTAGATATTCTTCTAATTTTTTCTCATCACCACCTGCACGTTCTATCATTGTAGAAAGGCGATTATCAGCTTCACTTTCTACTTGTTCATCAAAAACAATAACTGAATCTATTTCAGCTTTTGCATACATTACTTTATTAAAAAGCAACTGACGCAAGATTTCACATTTAGCATTTGGATCTGCTTTTCCATCCTGAGAGTTTAAGTAATTTTGATAAGAGAGTTCTAATTCTGATTTTAGAATGATATAATTATCTACTTTGACAATAATTTTGTCTGCAACTTGCTGAGAAAAGGCAGAAGTAGCTACCAAGAAAAATCCTAGTAAAAGTAAAAAAGTAGAAAGTTTGATTTTGAAATTGTTCATATATAAAATTAGTGAATTGATGTTTAGTATTTATATTTTATGTCTTTTACTGGTGTTTTTTTGCTAAAATACCAATTAAAGACAAAATTTTGATTTATTATTTAAGTTAAATAGAGTACGTAAAATTACCTCGTTTCGTAGCAATTTTTAGTTTTATTTTAGGAAGTTATTTAAGAATGCACATTTTTAAACAACTTCTAGGATTTTATTCTGTTACAAAAATTTTATAATCTTTATTTTCTTTAGCTCTCTCCATTACTTTGGTTTCAAGTTCTTTTTGTAATTCAACTTTTCGTTTATTCAGAATTACACTAATAATTTTATTTTTGACATAATCTAATGGAGAAATTTGGTCTTGAATTTTGAACTCATTTATTTTCAAGAAATAAAAATATTCTTTGTCTTCACTTTCTACAAATTTATTTTTTTGAAGTAATAAATTTCTATCAAAAGGTGTATTTGCTACAAGTTCCGAAATCGGCAGCCATTTATCATCTTGCAGAAAATAACTTGCTGCAAACCCATAACTATATGATTTCAATTTTTCAGTTTCATCCGAGTTAGGTTCTAAATTAGAATGCATCCATTTACGAAGGTCATCAAGTTGAGATTGAGGTGTATTCAATTTTACTTTTACAAAATAAGCCTTTACAATAGGCTGTTTGAGTTCAAAATTTTCTTTATTTTCTTCGTAATAAGTACTTATTTGGGGTTCTGTAACCAATGTATCCAAATACTCATTGACATAATTTTGTTTGTAAGCATGAACCAAAAGTTGATATTTATAA contains:
- a CDS encoding peptidylprolyl isomerase translates to MNNFKIKLSTFLLLLGFFLVATSAFSQQVADKIIVKVDNYIILKSELELSYQNYLNSQDGKADPNAKCEILRQLLFNKVMYAKAEIDSVIVFDEQVESEADNRLSTMIERAGGDEKKLEEYLGKSLADIKEELLEPIKEQLTIQKMRSEITADAKITPSQVRKFYKAIPKDSLPFLPAEYEVAQMLVYAKVSKKEKDRVKKQLLDIRTRIKAGEDFAALAKEFSSDLGSAAQGGNLGYRGRGELVPEYEAASFALKSMEISEPIESEYGFHLIQLLERRGNLINTRHILIRPKPSAEDMVYTNHFVDSLRTLIVKDSLTFAKAVFEHSADRNSKNNGGRILSRQTGSAKLVAEDFDYNTYLTLDTMKPKSVSQPLPFRSPDGKEAVRLLYFINKTKPHQANLNDDYEKIYQAALGDESARMLDDWFYTAIKELYIDIDEDYNKCGLVEGI
- a CDS encoding carotenoid biosynthesis protein; the protein is MQTKNNFSLIYLVESLRFFVQNNINFFGRLILVMYFAGLLGLWFEPTRELFEMATPFNLITSIIFLLLAQRKYSPSFWVFVSTTFFVGFFIEVIGVKTEAIFGTYNYGKTLGFKVFEVPLLIGINWIMITFIVNYFISTYFNFSVFSSKITLFIKSVFSAVLMVMLDYLIEPVAIIHDFWSWKSDVIPLQNYIGWFLVALPLCMLFQYSKFEKINKFAYFLLLAQLLFFGGYNLLMYFKP